The Primulina eburnea isolate SZY01 chromosome 8, ASM2296580v1, whole genome shotgun sequence genome contains a region encoding:
- the LOC140838326 gene encoding protein DOG1-like 3, protein MTVTHNRMAQVRPRNGAHGHVSFAHFFEQWLTEQNQHLETLVSASKENEEQLENGQNGRAVTQEELDAKILRPLIERVIQHYEQYYGAKSNWAKADILSMFNPSWRSSLEDAFLWIGGWRPSMAFHLLYSKSGQQVEAKLMELIQGLSTGDLGDLSSDQLDKVNESQKRTVRAEKDLTEKLAKRQESVADSSMVELSHAATELMRGGEEAEDARVDAALDPKKEALVEILQKADDLRLKTLKQVLQILSPIQSVHFLVAAAELHLRFHEWGKKRDERNREAAEVGGEPRNT, encoded by the coding sequence ATGACAGTGACACATAATCGCATGGCGCAAGTCCGGCCCAGAAATGGCGCCCATGGCCATGTCTCCTTCGCTCATTTCTTCGAGCAATGGCTGACCGAGCAAAACCAGCATCTTGAGACGCTGGTTTCTGCCTCCAAAGAGAACGAGGAGCAGCTGGAGAACGGGCAAAATGGTCGCGCGGTAACTCAAGAAGAATTGGATGCAAAAATCTTGCGTCCTCTAATAGAACGAGTAATCCAACACTACGAGCAGTATTATGGAGCCAAATCGAATTGGGCCAAGGCTGATATTCTCTCCATGTTCAATCCTTCATGGAGGAGTAGTCTCGAAGATGCTTTCCTCTGGATCGGCGGTTGGCGGCCGAGTATGGCTTTTCACTTGCTGTATTCCAAGTCTGGGCAGCAGGTCGAGGCGAAACTTATGGAGCTCATACAAGGACTGAGTACAGGTGATTTGGGTGACCTTTCTTCGGACCAGCTTGATAAAGTTAATGAATCGCAAAAAAGGACTGTAAGGGCTGAGAAGGATTTGACGGAGAAGCTGGCGAAGAGGCAGGAGAGTGTGGCTGATTCGAGTATGGTGGAGTTATCGCATGCTGCGACGGAGCTCATGAGGGGAGGGGAGGAGGCGGAGGACGCCCGGGTGGATGCGGCGCTGGATCCTAAGAAAGAAGCGTTGGTGGAGATTCTACAGAAAGCCGATGATTTGAGACTCAAGACACTGAAACAGGTGCTTCAGATTCTAAGCCCGATACAGAGTGTGCATTTCTTGGTTGCTGCTGCGGAGCTGCACCTGAGATTCCACGAATGGGGGAAGAAAAGGGATGAAAGGAACCGCGAAGCCGCGGAGGTTGGAGGGGAGCCCAGAAACACTTAG
- the LOC140838325 gene encoding protein ATAF2-like, translating into MKGGDQQLSLPAGFRFHPTDEELVVHYLCRKCAGQRIAVPIIAEIDLYKFDPWKLPEMALCGEKEWYFFSPRDRKYPNGSRPNRAAGAGYWKATGADKPVGKPKTLGIKKSLVFYAGKAPKGVKTNWIMHEYRLANVDRSAGKRSNSRLDDWVLCRIYNKKGTLEKHYNLDEKALEFSDNEVAEEKPNWNALECKRMTTQAALVQAPYATRRGNESNDHMQFDTSESMLKFHTDSSSSEHVLSPDFLIDQKEVQSAAKWSEFENFLDYQLNYMDGFQDYVSGSQILYNDQMSLFQEMSGYM; encoded by the exons ATGAAGGGTGGTGATCAGCAGTTGAGTTTGCCGGCAGGATTCAGGTTCCATCCGACGGACGAGGAGCTGGTGGTGCATTACCTCTGCCGCAAGTGTGCGGGTCAGCGGATTGCTGTTCCAATCATAGCTGAGATTGATCTCTACAAGTTTGATCCGTGGAAGCTACCTG AGATGGCACTATGTGGTGAAAAAGAGTGGTATTTCTTCTCTCCAAGAGACCGCAAGTACCCAAACGGTTCACGGCCAAACCGAGCTGCCGGTGCCGGCTACTGGAAGGCAACAGGAGCAGATAAACCTGTGGGGAAGCCAAAGACTCTGGGAATCAAGAAATCGCTGGTGTTTTATGCAGGAAAAGCTCCAAAAGGAGTCAAAACTAATTGGATCATGCACGAATACCGCCTAGCTAATGTAGATAGATCTGCTGGCAAAAGAAGCAATTCAAGG CTCGATGATTGGGTATTATGTCGAATATACAACAAGAAGGGAACTCTCGAAAAGCATTATAATTTGGATGAAAAGGCACTCGAATTCTCAGATAACGAAGTCGCAGAAGAAAAACCAAACTGGAACGCGTTGGAATGTAAAAGAATGACGACACAGGCAGCATTAGTGCAGGCTCCCTATGCCACACGAAGGGGGAATGAGTCTAATGACCATATGCAGTTCGACACATCAGAATCGATGCTCAAGTTTCATACTGACTCGAGTAGCTCCGAGCACGTGTTGTCACCCGACTTTCTGATCGATCAAAAGGAGGTCCAGAGCGCAGCAAAGTGGAGTGAgtttgaaaatttccttgattatCAGCTGAATTATATGGATGGATTTCAAGATTACGTTTCTGGCTCCCAAATACTGTATAACGATCAGATGTCTCTGTTTCAAGAAATGTCTGGTTATATGTAG